The proteins below are encoded in one region of Syntrophotalea carbinolica DSM 2380:
- a CDS encoding sigma-54-dependent Fis family transcriptional regulator: MALLNQKQHIEKVYSAVAHTNGAVTASVDAPVLCSWQRSMNQHGIDPADAARVRILTEREFKEQAEAVDDFLRIARPAVRELFRQVSPHGYCALLCDHNVTTLDWLGDDQQAREWKKAGLYLCSIWAEEEEGTCAVGTCLVEKRAITIHKGEHFRVVNADLTCSAAPILDPFGEMLGLIDISALRSPDSKESQYFALQLVKQTAQLIEAAYFYHQFEDQWLLCICNNREMAAVNKTCLLALDGNGTVLAADQTARQQFGGGIYKTMIGRDIGDIFDIKFDQFIDVAGKSNMTWPIRTITNGDYYFATLRSPQAIGIKSIQNRPAPKAKATPLKELSVAEPLSLDLLAGADRRLREIVTRAKRVLDKNIPILLNGETGTGKEVFARAIHNASSRANKPFVAINCASIPESLIESELFGYTAGAFTGALNKGMQGKIVQSNGGTLFLDEIGDMPTSLQPRLLRVLAEKEITPLGGASPIPVRLNVICATHRNIRDMVAEGSFREDLFYRLKGISFVLPPLRQRTDLAQLIRLALAIEANTEIGAIAIDEEALNLLTRYDWPGNIRQLRNVLRYALAMSDGDGIISTSLPEEVTDPELTALLPPMETSAPEKMQSAAQEEHSWSPMEQAEIALILDALKKHQWQVIKAAKEIGIGRSTMYRKMEKYDIVPPNKRP; the protein is encoded by the coding sequence ATGGCTCTCTTAAATCAAAAGCAACATATCGAGAAAGTCTACTCAGCGGTCGCCCACACCAACGGCGCCGTGACAGCCTCTGTTGACGCACCGGTACTCTGTTCCTGGCAGCGCAGCATGAATCAGCACGGGATCGATCCCGCCGATGCGGCTCGGGTCAGAATACTTACCGAACGCGAGTTTAAGGAACAAGCGGAGGCGGTCGACGACTTTTTACGTATCGCACGGCCCGCAGTCAGAGAACTCTTCCGCCAGGTCTCGCCTCACGGCTACTGCGCCCTGTTGTGCGACCATAACGTCACGACCCTTGATTGGCTCGGTGACGATCAACAGGCCCGGGAATGGAAAAAAGCCGGCCTCTACCTTTGCTCGATCTGGGCCGAAGAGGAAGAAGGCACCTGTGCCGTCGGTACCTGCCTGGTCGAAAAGCGAGCCATCACCATCCACAAGGGCGAGCACTTCCGGGTTGTCAACGCCGATCTGACATGCTCTGCGGCACCGATACTCGATCCTTTTGGCGAGATGCTGGGCTTGATTGATATTTCGGCCCTGCGTTCGCCCGACTCCAAGGAGAGCCAGTATTTTGCCCTGCAACTGGTCAAACAGACAGCCCAGCTCATCGAGGCGGCGTATTTTTATCATCAATTTGAAGATCAGTGGCTGTTATGTATCTGCAACAATCGGGAAATGGCTGCGGTAAACAAGACCTGCCTATTGGCTCTGGACGGCAACGGAACCGTGCTTGCTGCCGATCAGACGGCACGGCAACAATTTGGCGGCGGCATTTATAAAACTATGATCGGACGCGATATCGGTGATATTTTCGATATCAAATTCGACCAATTTATCGACGTTGCGGGCAAATCGAACATGACATGGCCCATCCGGACCATTACCAATGGTGACTATTACTTCGCCACGTTGCGTTCACCTCAAGCTATCGGCATCAAATCGATCCAGAATCGTCCCGCCCCAAAAGCCAAGGCCACACCACTTAAAGAACTTTCCGTCGCCGAGCCTCTGAGCCTTGACCTCCTGGCCGGTGCCGACCGCCGATTGAGAGAAATCGTTACCCGTGCCAAGCGGGTCCTGGACAAAAACATCCCCATATTGCTTAACGGTGAAACCGGTACGGGCAAGGAGGTGTTCGCGCGCGCGATTCACAATGCCAGCAGCCGGGCCAATAAACCGTTTGTGGCGATCAACTGCGCATCGATTCCCGAATCGCTCATCGAAAGCGAACTGTTCGGTTACACCGCAGGCGCCTTCACCGGAGCGCTCAACAAAGGCATGCAGGGCAAGATCGTGCAATCGAACGGCGGCACCTTGTTTCTCGACGAGATCGGCGATATGCCGACCAGCTTGCAGCCCCGCTTGCTGCGGGTGCTTGCAGAAAAAGAAATCACTCCCCTGGGAGGCGCCAGTCCCATCCCGGTACGCTTGAATGTGATCTGCGCCACCCACCGCAACATCCGGGACATGGTGGCCGAAGGCAGTTTCCGGGAAGACCTCTTCTACCGACTTAAAGGCATATCCTTTGTCTTGCCGCCGCTGCGTCAGCGAACCGACCTCGCTCAGCTTATTCGGCTGGCTCTGGCCATCGAGGCAAATACGGAGATCGGTGCGATCGCCATAGACGAGGAAGCGCTGAATCTGCTGACCCGCTATGACTGGCCGGGAAATATCCGCCAGTTGCGCAACGTTTTACGTTATGCCCTGGCCATGTCCGACGGTGACGGCATCATCTCGACCAGTTTGCCGGAAGAGGTTACGGATCCGGAGCTGACGGCTCTGCTACCGCCTATGGAAACCTCCGCACCTGAAAAAATGCAGTCTGCGGCACAAGAAGAACATTCGTGGAGCCCCATGGAACAGGCGGAAATAGCACTCATTCTGGATGCCTTGAAAAAACACCAATGGCAAGTTATAAAAGCGGCGAAGGAAATCGGCATCGGTCGATCGACCATGTATCGTAAAATGGAAAAGTACGATATTGTCCCGCCCAACAAACGCCCATAA
- a CDS encoding endonuclease domain-containing protein encodes MKTYTRKLIPRAREMRSNMTEPEKRMWYQCLKQLPHRFRRQRPFGPYIVDFYCASHKLVIEIDGESHMPGEAQAYDADRTVYLQGLGLHVVRFSNREVMENIEGVYARLVEILGPPSVPPTSQGG; translated from the coding sequence ATGAAAACCTACACCCGAAAATTGATCCCACGCGCTCGTGAAATGCGTTCGAACATGACCGAACCGGAAAAACGGATGTGGTATCAGTGTCTGAAGCAGTTGCCGCACCGATTCCGGCGGCAACGCCCGTTCGGCCCTTATATTGTCGACTTTTACTGCGCCTCTCACAAGCTGGTCATCGAAATTGACGGTGAGAGCCATATGCCGGGTGAAGCTCAGGCCTACGATGCCGACCGCACCGTTTATTTACAAGGCCTCGGTCTGCACGTTGTCCGGTTCAGCAACAGAGAAGTGATGGAGAATATTGAAGGGGTTTATGCGCGATTGGTGGAGATATTGGGACCCCCCTCTGTCCCCCCTACTTCGCAGGGGGGATAA
- a CDS encoding DUF3820 family protein, protein MEPVVFDSSKLLELIEMRMPFGKYKGCRLIDLPEPYVVWFAGQGFPPGKLGRMLQAVHEIKVNGLEYLFEPLRQMPSD, encoded by the coding sequence ATGGAACCTGTAGTCTTCGATTCTTCAAAACTGCTGGAACTGATCGAAATGCGCATGCCGTTCGGCAAGTACAAAGGTTGTCGCCTTATCGATCTGCCCGAACCGTATGTGGTGTGGTTTGCCGGTCAGGGGTTCCCTCCGGGTAAGCTGGGGCGCATGCTGCAGGCGGTGCATGAGATCAAGGTCAACGGCCTTGAATACCTTTTCGAGCCGTTGCGCCAGATGCCGTCGGATTAG
- a CDS encoding SDR family NAD(P)-dependent oxidoreductase: MADKKLAGKVAIVTGSGRGIGKAIATRLASDGATVVISDVMMDNAQKVVAEIESAGGKSMAVEADVTNQADVEALVAKTVEQFGKLDIMVANAGIGVVKLGVDHTPEDVDKQLAVNVKGVILTDNAAAKQMIKQGHNGHLGSGGKIINCCSIAGHSGFAFLPVYSCSKFAVRGYTQAFAREMAEHKITVNGYCPGIVGTDMWDLIDEKIGAYTGAGKGETLKAYVDSAILAKEVGNPEQVAGYVSYLASQDADYMTGQSVMIDGGIVLN; the protein is encoded by the coding sequence ATGGCAGACAAGAAACTGGCAGGAAAAGTTGCAATCGTTACTGGTTCGGGCCGTGGAATCGGCAAAGCCATCGCCACGAGATTGGCATCTGACGGTGCAACTGTTGTAATAAGCGATGTCATGATGGACAACGCGCAAAAAGTTGTAGCCGAGATCGAATCTGCCGGTGGAAAAAGCATGGCAGTCGAGGCCGACGTGACCAACCAGGCGGATGTTGAAGCGCTTGTGGCTAAAACGGTTGAACAATTCGGAAAACTGGACATCATGGTGGCAAACGCCGGCATAGGTGTCGTAAAACTGGGGGTCGATCACACCCCCGAAGATGTCGACAAACAGCTCGCCGTGAACGTCAAGGGCGTGATTCTCACCGACAATGCAGCTGCCAAGCAGATGATCAAGCAAGGTCATAATGGCCACCTGGGTAGCGGCGGCAAGATCATCAATTGCTGCAGTATCGCCGGCCACTCGGGTTTCGCATTCCTGCCCGTTTACAGCTGCTCCAAATTCGCCGTTCGAGGATATACCCAGGCCTTTGCCAGAGAGATGGCCGAACATAAAATCACGGTCAATGGATACTGCCCGGGCATCGTTGGCACCGACATGTGGGACCTCATCGATGAGAAGATCGGCGCGTACACCGGCGCAGGCAAAGGAGAAACCCTCAAGGCGTATGTGGACAGCGCCATTCTCGCGAAAGAAGTCGGAAATCCGGAGCAGGTTGCCGGGTACGTATCCTACCTCGCGTCCCAAGATGCCGACTACATGACCGGCCAGTCGGTTATGATCGACGGCGGAATCGTTCTGAACTAA
- a CDS encoding tRNA-dihydrouridine synthase family protein has product MLDPDISSPARRLPWPEGQKPLMLAPMQGLTNMALRAVLAGLGHPDVLFTEFVRVAPGRMPVFPGRQWSADCCEMLPLVVQLIGHDDRSLAIAAQSAQQAGARHINLNLGCPHGRMTSAAVGGNLLAQPERIAPMLAGLRKVVSGSFSVKLRAGYEDPTQIFSLLPMLEDAGVDFFILHPRTVLQGYDGQADHAITAAVAKRTCLPLIANGDIRKPADGCRLLEQTDIAGLMLGRGAIADPLLFERLRRRAPARPNRRQRAVLLRRYLTEVADRYAERFCGDTQVLGKLREILKLIDDPAFVQLIDKLKKCRKLSLFNALLAELE; this is encoded by the coding sequence ATGCTTGATCCCGACATAAGCTCACCTGCAAGGCGGTTGCCCTGGCCCGAGGGGCAAAAGCCGCTGATGCTGGCCCCCATGCAGGGTTTGACCAATATGGCGTTGCGGGCGGTGTTGGCCGGTTTGGGCCATCCCGACGTGTTGTTCACCGAATTCGTGCGGGTGGCTCCCGGGCGCATGCCGGTTTTTCCCGGGCGGCAGTGGAGTGCAGATTGTTGTGAAATGTTGCCCTTGGTTGTGCAACTCATCGGGCACGATGACCGGTCGCTGGCCATTGCTGCTCAGTCCGCTCAACAGGCCGGCGCCCGGCATATCAATCTGAACCTCGGTTGTCCTCACGGGCGTATGACCAGTGCGGCGGTAGGGGGGAATCTGCTGGCGCAACCGGAACGTATCGCACCGATGCTGGCTGGCTTACGCAAGGTGGTCAGCGGTTCCTTCTCCGTCAAACTGCGGGCCGGGTACGAGGATCCCACCCAGATTTTTTCGTTATTGCCCATGCTGGAGGATGCCGGCGTCGATTTTTTCATCCTGCATCCCCGCACGGTGTTGCAGGGTTATGACGGGCAGGCCGACCACGCTATTACGGCGGCGGTGGCCAAGCGCACCTGTCTGCCGCTTATCGCCAACGGCGATATCCGTAAACCGGCCGACGGATGTCGGCTGCTGGAGCAAACAGACATTGCCGGATTGATGTTGGGGCGTGGTGCCATTGCCGATCCCTTGTTGTTTGAGCGGTTGCGGCGCAGAGCACCCGCCAGGCCGAACCGGCGGCAGCGTGCCGTTTTGTTGCGTCGGTATTTGACAGAGGTGGCGGACCGATATGCTGAACGGTTTTGCGGTGACACCCAGGTGCTGGGCAAGCTCCGTGAGATTCTCAAGCTGATCGATGACCCCGCTTTTGTACAGCTTATCGATAAACTTAAAAAATGCCGCAAGTTGTCGTTGTTTAACGCCTTGCTTGCGGAGCTGGAGTAG